In one Maniola jurtina chromosome 13, ilManJurt1.1, whole genome shotgun sequence genomic region, the following are encoded:
- the LOC123871443 gene encoding calcium release-activated calcium channel protein 1-like isoform X4, with the protein MISIILNDIHLLCLERLETEHNDVPAMIMVIISAEMLEIQDNISEASYVTSVEEASQIDQCTQTPPSGKARPRSLQRVKVTLTDSPTISVTPPHSLDYECPKGVSTPNGSVTPNGMLSNKSTPTTVLLSPSYLQTPCQCNQSIKSVSEVALAMPVPGWNEEVPGPTSPDGLSWRRLHMSRAKLKATATTSELLSGFAMVAMVELQINEPTNVPEWLFVMFAVCTTVLVAVHIFALMISTYLLPNIDAASKMDIPGGPARALRDSPHERMRGFIELAWAFSTVLGLFLFLVEIAILCWVKFWDYSFAAATAATVIVIPVLIVFVAFAIHFYHSLVVQKCETSVQDIKQLENMKRDLDTATVKVNMYQ; encoded by the exons atgatttcaataattttaaacgATATTCATTTATTATGTTTAGAACGACTTGAGACCGA acaCAACGATGTACCGGCGATGATCATGGTTATAATCTCTGCTGAAATGTTGGAAATTCAAGATAAT ATATCTGAAGCCAGCTACGTAACAAGCGTGGAAGAGGCGAGCCAGATCGACCAATGCACGCAAACACCACCCAGCGGGAAGGCGCGCCCGCGATCTCTGCAGAG GGTCAAGGTGACGTTGACCGACAGCCCGACTATTTCAGTCACCCCACCGCACAGTTTGGACTACGAATGCCCTAAAGGTGTCAGCACCCCGAACGGCAGTGTCACACCTAACGGGATGCTGTCGAACAAGTCTACGCCGACTACAGTGCTTCTAAGCCCGAGTTATCTCCAGACTCCTTGCCAATGTAACCAATCGATTAAG AGTGTAAGCGAAGTAGCGTTAGCTATGCCTGTTCCAGGGTGGAACGAGGAAGTCCCGGGGCCGACGTCACCCGATGGCCTCTCCTGGAGACGGTTACACATGTCCAGAGCCAAGCTCAAAGCTACTGCGACCACCTCCGAACTATTGTCAG GTTTCGCAATGGTAGCGATGGTGGAACTTCAAATCAACGAGCCCACGAACGTCCCCGAATGGCTGTTCGTGATGTTCGCAGTCTGCACTACAGTACTAGTGGCGGTGCATATATTCGCGCTGATGATCTCTACGTACCTGCTGCCCAACATAGACGCTGCCAGCAAGATGGATATACCAGGGGGCCCCGCGCGCGCGCTGAGGGACTCGCCGCATGAAAGGATGAGAGGCTTCATAGAATTGGCTTGGGcgtttagcacagttttag GTCTCTTCCTATTTCTAGTAGAGATAGCTATCCTATGCTGGGTAAAATTCTGGGACTATTCATTCGCGGCTGCCACTGCAGCTACTGTTATTGTTATaccag tATTAATAGTGTTCGTGGCGTTCGCGATTCATTTCTATCACTCCCTGGTAGTGCAGAAATGTGAGACTTCTGTTCAAGACATCAAGCAACTAGAAAACATGAAAAGAGACCTCGATACTGCTACTGTCAAAGTTAATATGTACCAATAG
- the LOC123871443 gene encoding calcium release-activated calcium channel protein 1-like isoform X1: MISIILNDIHLLCLERLETEHNDVPAMIMVIISAEMLEIQDNISEASYVTSVEEASQIDQCTQTPPSGKARPRSLQRYNTSDHIYDRPRPYRQKEYRPKSVGLCDSYPCLGKPPSYDSGSQAKVKVTLTDSPTISVTPPHSLDYECPKGVSTPNGSVTPNGMLSNKSTPTTVLLSPSYLQTPCQCNQSIKSVSEVALAMPVPGWNEEVPGPTSPDGLSWRRLHMSRAKLKATATTSELLSGFAMVAMVELQINEPTNVPEWLFVMFAVCTTVLVAVHIFALMISTYLLPNIDAASKMDIPGGPARALRDSPHERMRGFIELAWAFSTVLGLFLFLVEIAILCWVKFWDYSFAAATAATVIVIPVLIVFVAFAIHFYHSLVVQKCETSVQDIKQLENMKRDLDTATVKVNMYQ, from the exons atgatttcaataattttaaacgATATTCATTTATTATGTTTAGAACGACTTGAGACCGA acaCAACGATGTACCGGCGATGATCATGGTTATAATCTCTGCTGAAATGTTGGAAATTCAAGATAAT ATATCTGAAGCCAGCTACGTAACAAGCGTGGAAGAGGCGAGCCAGATCGACCAATGCACGCAAACACCACCCAGCGGGAAGGCGCGCCCGCGATCTCTGCAGAGGTACAACACAAGCGACCACATCTACGACAGACCCAGGCCGTACAGACAGAAGGAGTACAGGCCCAAGAGCGTGGGCTTGTGCGATTCGTACCCGTGTTTAGGGAAACCACCGAGCTATGACAGCGGAAGCCAAGCAAA GGTCAAGGTGACGTTGACCGACAGCCCGACTATTTCAGTCACCCCACCGCACAGTTTGGACTACGAATGCCCTAAAGGTGTCAGCACCCCGAACGGCAGTGTCACACCTAACGGGATGCTGTCGAACAAGTCTACGCCGACTACAGTGCTTCTAAGCCCGAGTTATCTCCAGACTCCTTGCCAATGTAACCAATCGATTAAG AGTGTAAGCGAAGTAGCGTTAGCTATGCCTGTTCCAGGGTGGAACGAGGAAGTCCCGGGGCCGACGTCACCCGATGGCCTCTCCTGGAGACGGTTACACATGTCCAGAGCCAAGCTCAAAGCTACTGCGACCACCTCCGAACTATTGTCAG GTTTCGCAATGGTAGCGATGGTGGAACTTCAAATCAACGAGCCCACGAACGTCCCCGAATGGCTGTTCGTGATGTTCGCAGTCTGCACTACAGTACTAGTGGCGGTGCATATATTCGCGCTGATGATCTCTACGTACCTGCTGCCCAACATAGACGCTGCCAGCAAGATGGATATACCAGGGGGCCCCGCGCGCGCGCTGAGGGACTCGCCGCATGAAAGGATGAGAGGCTTCATAGAATTGGCTTGGGcgtttagcacagttttag GTCTCTTCCTATTTCTAGTAGAGATAGCTATCCTATGCTGGGTAAAATTCTGGGACTATTCATTCGCGGCTGCCACTGCAGCTACTGTTATTGTTATaccag tATTAATAGTGTTCGTGGCGTTCGCGATTCATTTCTATCACTCCCTGGTAGTGCAGAAATGTGAGACTTCTGTTCAAGACATCAAGCAACTAGAAAACATGAAAAGAGACCTCGATACTGCTACTGTCAAAGTTAATATGTACCAATAG
- the LOC123871443 gene encoding calcium release-activated calcium channel protein 1-like isoform X2, producing the protein MIMVIISAEMLEIQDNISEASYVTSVEEASQIDQCTQTPPSGKARPRSLQRYNTSDHIYDRPRPYRQKEYRPKSVGLCDSYPCLGKPPSYDSGSQAKVKVTLTDSPTISVTPPHSLDYECPKGVSTPNGSVTPNGMLSNKSTPTTVLLSPSYLQTPCQCNQSIKSVSEVALAMPVPGWNEEVPGPTSPDGLSWRRLHMSRAKLKATATTSELLSGFAMVAMVELQINEPTNVPEWLFVMFAVCTTVLVAVHIFALMISTYLLPNIDAASKMDIPGGPARALRDSPHERMRGFIELAWAFSTVLGLFLFLVEIAILCWVKFWDYSFAAATAATVIVIPVLIVFVAFAIHFYHSLVVQKCETSVQDIKQLENMKRDLDTATVKVNMYQ; encoded by the exons ATGATCATGGTTATAATCTCTGCTGAAATGTTGGAAATTCAAGATAAT ATATCTGAAGCCAGCTACGTAACAAGCGTGGAAGAGGCGAGCCAGATCGACCAATGCACGCAAACACCACCCAGCGGGAAGGCGCGCCCGCGATCTCTGCAGAGGTACAACACAAGCGACCACATCTACGACAGACCCAGGCCGTACAGACAGAAGGAGTACAGGCCCAAGAGCGTGGGCTTGTGCGATTCGTACCCGTGTTTAGGGAAACCACCGAGCTATGACAGCGGAAGCCAAGCAAA GGTCAAGGTGACGTTGACCGACAGCCCGACTATTTCAGTCACCCCACCGCACAGTTTGGACTACGAATGCCCTAAAGGTGTCAGCACCCCGAACGGCAGTGTCACACCTAACGGGATGCTGTCGAACAAGTCTACGCCGACTACAGTGCTTCTAAGCCCGAGTTATCTCCAGACTCCTTGCCAATGTAACCAATCGATTAAG AGTGTAAGCGAAGTAGCGTTAGCTATGCCTGTTCCAGGGTGGAACGAGGAAGTCCCGGGGCCGACGTCACCCGATGGCCTCTCCTGGAGACGGTTACACATGTCCAGAGCCAAGCTCAAAGCTACTGCGACCACCTCCGAACTATTGTCAG GTTTCGCAATGGTAGCGATGGTGGAACTTCAAATCAACGAGCCCACGAACGTCCCCGAATGGCTGTTCGTGATGTTCGCAGTCTGCACTACAGTACTAGTGGCGGTGCATATATTCGCGCTGATGATCTCTACGTACCTGCTGCCCAACATAGACGCTGCCAGCAAGATGGATATACCAGGGGGCCCCGCGCGCGCGCTGAGGGACTCGCCGCATGAAAGGATGAGAGGCTTCATAGAATTGGCTTGGGcgtttagcacagttttag GTCTCTTCCTATTTCTAGTAGAGATAGCTATCCTATGCTGGGTAAAATTCTGGGACTATTCATTCGCGGCTGCCACTGCAGCTACTGTTATTGTTATaccag tATTAATAGTGTTCGTGGCGTTCGCGATTCATTTCTATCACTCCCTGGTAGTGCAGAAATGTGAGACTTCTGTTCAAGACATCAAGCAACTAGAAAACATGAAAAGAGACCTCGATACTGCTACTGTCAAAGTTAATATGTACCAATAG
- the LOC123871443 gene encoding calcium release-activated calcium channel protein 1-like isoform X5 gives MKQISEASYVTSVEEASQIDQCTQTPPSGKARPRSLQRVKVTLTDSPTISVTPPHSLDYECPKGVSTPNGSVTPNGMLSNKSTPTTVLLSPSYLQTPCQCNQSIKSVSEVALAMPVPGWNEEVPGPTSPDGLSWRRLHMSRAKLKATATTSELLSGFAMVAMVELQINEPTNVPEWLFVMFAVCTTVLVAVHIFALMISTYLLPNIDAASKMDIPGGPARALRDSPHERMRGFIELAWAFSTVLGLFLFLVEIAILCWVKFWDYSFAAATAATVIVIPVLIVFVAFAIHFYHSLVVQKCETSVQDIKQLENMKRDLDTATVKVNMYQ, from the exons ATGAAACag ATATCTGAAGCCAGCTACGTAACAAGCGTGGAAGAGGCGAGCCAGATCGACCAATGCACGCAAACACCACCCAGCGGGAAGGCGCGCCCGCGATCTCTGCAGAG GGTCAAGGTGACGTTGACCGACAGCCCGACTATTTCAGTCACCCCACCGCACAGTTTGGACTACGAATGCCCTAAAGGTGTCAGCACCCCGAACGGCAGTGTCACACCTAACGGGATGCTGTCGAACAAGTCTACGCCGACTACAGTGCTTCTAAGCCCGAGTTATCTCCAGACTCCTTGCCAATGTAACCAATCGATTAAG AGTGTAAGCGAAGTAGCGTTAGCTATGCCTGTTCCAGGGTGGAACGAGGAAGTCCCGGGGCCGACGTCACCCGATGGCCTCTCCTGGAGACGGTTACACATGTCCAGAGCCAAGCTCAAAGCTACTGCGACCACCTCCGAACTATTGTCAG GTTTCGCAATGGTAGCGATGGTGGAACTTCAAATCAACGAGCCCACGAACGTCCCCGAATGGCTGTTCGTGATGTTCGCAGTCTGCACTACAGTACTAGTGGCGGTGCATATATTCGCGCTGATGATCTCTACGTACCTGCTGCCCAACATAGACGCTGCCAGCAAGATGGATATACCAGGGGGCCCCGCGCGCGCGCTGAGGGACTCGCCGCATGAAAGGATGAGAGGCTTCATAGAATTGGCTTGGGcgtttagcacagttttag GTCTCTTCCTATTTCTAGTAGAGATAGCTATCCTATGCTGGGTAAAATTCTGGGACTATTCATTCGCGGCTGCCACTGCAGCTACTGTTATTGTTATaccag tATTAATAGTGTTCGTGGCGTTCGCGATTCATTTCTATCACTCCCTGGTAGTGCAGAAATGTGAGACTTCTGTTCAAGACATCAAGCAACTAGAAAACATGAAAAGAGACCTCGATACTGCTACTGTCAAAGTTAATATGTACCAATAG
- the LOC123871443 gene encoding calcium release-activated calcium channel protein 1-like isoform X3, whose product MKQISEASYVTSVEEASQIDQCTQTPPSGKARPRSLQRYNTSDHIYDRPRPYRQKEYRPKSVGLCDSYPCLGKPPSYDSGSQAKVKVTLTDSPTISVTPPHSLDYECPKGVSTPNGSVTPNGMLSNKSTPTTVLLSPSYLQTPCQCNQSIKSVSEVALAMPVPGWNEEVPGPTSPDGLSWRRLHMSRAKLKATATTSELLSGFAMVAMVELQINEPTNVPEWLFVMFAVCTTVLVAVHIFALMISTYLLPNIDAASKMDIPGGPARALRDSPHERMRGFIELAWAFSTVLGLFLFLVEIAILCWVKFWDYSFAAATAATVIVIPVLIVFVAFAIHFYHSLVVQKCETSVQDIKQLENMKRDLDTATVKVNMYQ is encoded by the exons ATGAAACag ATATCTGAAGCCAGCTACGTAACAAGCGTGGAAGAGGCGAGCCAGATCGACCAATGCACGCAAACACCACCCAGCGGGAAGGCGCGCCCGCGATCTCTGCAGAGGTACAACACAAGCGACCACATCTACGACAGACCCAGGCCGTACAGACAGAAGGAGTACAGGCCCAAGAGCGTGGGCTTGTGCGATTCGTACCCGTGTTTAGGGAAACCACCGAGCTATGACAGCGGAAGCCAAGCAAA GGTCAAGGTGACGTTGACCGACAGCCCGACTATTTCAGTCACCCCACCGCACAGTTTGGACTACGAATGCCCTAAAGGTGTCAGCACCCCGAACGGCAGTGTCACACCTAACGGGATGCTGTCGAACAAGTCTACGCCGACTACAGTGCTTCTAAGCCCGAGTTATCTCCAGACTCCTTGCCAATGTAACCAATCGATTAAG AGTGTAAGCGAAGTAGCGTTAGCTATGCCTGTTCCAGGGTGGAACGAGGAAGTCCCGGGGCCGACGTCACCCGATGGCCTCTCCTGGAGACGGTTACACATGTCCAGAGCCAAGCTCAAAGCTACTGCGACCACCTCCGAACTATTGTCAG GTTTCGCAATGGTAGCGATGGTGGAACTTCAAATCAACGAGCCCACGAACGTCCCCGAATGGCTGTTCGTGATGTTCGCAGTCTGCACTACAGTACTAGTGGCGGTGCATATATTCGCGCTGATGATCTCTACGTACCTGCTGCCCAACATAGACGCTGCCAGCAAGATGGATATACCAGGGGGCCCCGCGCGCGCGCTGAGGGACTCGCCGCATGAAAGGATGAGAGGCTTCATAGAATTGGCTTGGGcgtttagcacagttttag GTCTCTTCCTATTTCTAGTAGAGATAGCTATCCTATGCTGGGTAAAATTCTGGGACTATTCATTCGCGGCTGCCACTGCAGCTACTGTTATTGTTATaccag tATTAATAGTGTTCGTGGCGTTCGCGATTCATTTCTATCACTCCCTGGTAGTGCAGAAATGTGAGACTTCTGTTCAAGACATCAAGCAACTAGAAAACATGAAAAGAGACCTCGATACTGCTACTGTCAAAGTTAATATGTACCAATAG